A single region of the Acipenser ruthenus chromosome 57, fAciRut3.2 maternal haplotype, whole genome shotgun sequence genome encodes:
- the LOC117407669 gene encoding zinc finger protein 782-like isoform X10 produces MDVSVSVSFFQDELASTIEHAVKAAVDTVLCQITKVVGGKFTEFRMEMAGKEKENESLKLRLEISESELKAVRECMNAADADIKQPLRNMNPDCNEQDFQRNENQGLFIRVQGTEERHSFIEAKEGPVMEAVYSEDNIFDQEWCGCLMEIKEMTSAEGVEVPELESVHIKEEAPELDCVHITEEVLKKNKVNSLENIVKIESSHCEDYPPEQICMKPNQPVSEDTGSSVGEEGTVLGSIQRKHHPPQERAADGKEEGAMPSTSSTASSKVDEGEHDSTPSPRCKNSSSVKPQCRKHRETTPQEEHLKTLRLLKSTETAHSVCVNNSETRGNLKTLSCSTEDGKSSWQLGCRKTYKRNCTGGTPFPCTYCGKFFRYLSKLKSHQLIHTGEKPYHCNACEKSFNQLQNLKTHQRIHTGEKPYHCNECEKSFNQLQNLKKHQQIHTGEKRYHCNECEKSFNQLQNLKSHHRIHTGEKPYHCNECEKSFNQLQNLKKHQRIHRGPLK; encoded by the exons atggacgtcagtgtctccgtgtcgttctttcaagacgagctcgcctctaccatcgagcacgcagtgaaagcggctgtagacaccgtcttgtgccaaatcacaaaagttgtcggcggcaaattcactgaattccgaatggaaatggctggaaaggagaaagagaatgaaagtctgaagctgagattggaaatatcagagagcgagttgaaagcggtgcgagaatgcatgaacgctgcagatgcagacattaaacaacctctcagaaacatgaaccccgactgcaatgaacaagactttcagaggaatgagaaccagggattattcatCAGAGTTCAAG GTACTGAAGAGAGACACTCTTTCATTGAAGCAAAGGAGGGGCCAGTGATGGAAGCTGTTTACTCAGAAGACAACATCTTtgatcaggagtggtgtggaTGTCTCATGGAGATTAAAGAGATGACAAGTGCTGAAGGTGTAGAGGTCCCTGAACTTGaatctgtccacattaaagaggaggccccaGAACTGGACTGTGTTCACATCACAGAggaagttttgaaaaaaaataaagtaaattcaCTAGAGAATATAGTTAAGATTGAATCTAGCCATTGTGAAGATTATCCTCCTGAACAGATCTGCATGAAACCCAATCAGCCTGTCTCTGAAGACACTGGTTCTAGTGTTGGAGAAGAGggcactgtgctggggtccattcagaggaaacatcacccccctcaggaaagagctgcagatggaaaggaggaaggagcgatgccgtccacgagcagcacagcat cttctaaagtagatgaaggagaacacgactccactccatcACCCCGCTGCAAAAACTCTTCCAGTGTCAAACCACAGTGCAGGAAACACAGAGAGACGACACCACAAGAAGAGCATTTAAAAACATTGAGATTACTGAAGAGTACAGAGACTGCACATTCTGTGTGTGTGAACAATTCTGAAACCCggggcaacttgaagaccttgtCTTGTTCTACTGAAGATGGGAAGAGTTCCTGGCAATTAGGCTGTCGTAAAACTTACAAGCGAAATTGCACAGGAGGGACTCCATTTCCCTGTACATATTGTGGAAAGTTTTTCAGGTATTTATCAAAGCTTAAAAGTCACCaactaattcacacaggagagaaaccttaccaCTGTAATGCATGTgagaagagtttcaatcagttacaaaatcttaaaacacaccagcgaattcacacaggagaaaaaccataccactgtaatgaatgtgagaagagtttcaatcagttgcaaaatcttaaaaaacaccaacaaattcacacaggagagaaacgttaccactgtaatgaatgtgagaagagtttcaatcagttacaaaatcttaaaagtcaccatcgaattcacacaggagaaaaaccttaccactgtaatgaatgtgagaagagtttcaatcagttacaaaatcttaaaaaacaccaacgaattcacagaGGACCACTGAAATGA
- the LOC117407643 gene encoding zinc finger protein 501-like yields the protein MEAAHISPELPIRWVVSADRTVEIKEEVTELGCDQANERILQEETPPSSITERDPKESHSVPETEAQEGPRIEAVYTLEESFDQEWCASLKQGTELTCVKDEEVPRLECVPIKEEFIEQECVPIKEEVPTENNVCTLEENNKLGSSLCDDCPSECELGFKAAKGNHKEEKPYHCTECGKRFNRLSHLKIHQISHTGVKPHCCTECGRSFTRLGSLQSHQRIHTGDKPYDCRECGRSFTVLQNLKRHQRVHTGEKPFHCTECGKRFSRLSQLKVHQRVHTGEKPHHCSECGKSFRRLGSLQSHQRIHTGEKPYHCFECGRSFTLLQNLKIHQRVHTREKPYHCTECGKRFTLLRNLQSHQRIHTGEKPFDCAECGRSFARLGTLQSHQRIHTGVKPYDCTECGKSFTVLQNLKRHQRVHTGEKPYHCTECGRRFTHLSSLKVHQRTHKK from the exons atGGAAGCCGCTCACATCAGCCCAGAGCTTCCTATTCGATGGGTTGTTTCTGCAGACAGGACTGTTGagatcaaggaggaagtgactgagctggggtgtgaccaggccaatgagcggatcctgcaggaggaaacgccaccttctagcatcactgagagag atcccaaagagagccattCTGTCCCTGAGactgaagcacaggaggggccaaggatagaagcagtttacacactagaggagtcctttgaccaggagtggtgtgcaagtctaaagcagggtacagagctgacatgtgttaaagatgaagaggtccctcgactggaatgtgttcctattaaagaggaattcatagaacaggaatgtgtccccatcaaagaggaagttcctactgaaaataatgtctgtacacttgaggagaacaacaagctaggatccagcctgtgtgatgattgtccatctgaatgtgaactgggatttaaaG CTGCCAAAGGGAATCACAAAgaagagaaaccttatcactgcactgagtgtgggaagagatttaaTCGTTTATCACATCTTAAAATCCACCAGATCAGCCACACAGGAGTGAAACCTCATtgctgcactgagtgtgggaggagtttcacgaGATTAGGAAGTCTTCagtcacaccagcgcattcacacaggagacaaACCCTATGACTGCCgtgagtgtgggaggagtttcactgtgttacaaaatcttaaaagacaccagcgtgttcacacaggagagaaaccttttcactgtactgagtgtgggaagagatttagTCGTTTATCACAGCTTAAAGTCcaccagcgcgttcacacaggagagaaacctcatcactgctctgagtgtgggaagagtttcaggagaTTAGGAagtcttcaatcacaccagcgtattcacacaggagagaaaccttatcactgctttGAGTGTGGGAGAAGTTTCACactgttacaaaatcttaaaatccaccagcgtgttcacacaagagagaaaccttatcactgcacggagtgtgggaagagattcacactGTTGAGAaatcttcaatcacaccagcgcattcacacaggagagaaaccctttGACTGCGctgagtgtgggaggagttttgCACGATTAGGAACTCTTCagtcacaccagcgcattcacacaggagttaaACCTTAtgactgcactgagtgtgggaagagtttcacggtgttacaaaatcttaaaagacaccagcgcgttcacacaggagagaagccttatcactgcactgagtgtgggaggagATTCACTCATTTAAGTTCCTTGAAAGTCCACCAGCGGACTCACAAAAAGTGA